A single region of the Metarhizium brunneum chromosome 6, complete sequence genome encodes:
- the treA gene encoding Acid trehalase, with protein MRATLIQAAVVAATLGLCGAVQASNGKDRVAKCLARYSGQDRGRNRTTVYKTDFPGVTWDDDNWLLSTTTLEQGRYQSRGSVANGYFGISVASVGPFFELDAEDEGGDVINGWPLFSRRQSFATIAGFWNAQPETNGTNFGWLLQYGYESVISGVPHWSGLVLDLGNGVYLDSTVDNKTITNFRSTYDFKAGVLSWSYTWSPSAGSNGSYDIRYLMFTNKLHINQAVVDLEIIPSVDANATVVNVLDGYSAVRTDFVQSGEDTGAIYSAVRPTGIANVTAYIYANMTGSDDVGIGRKTLVSNKPYIRKNESSIAQAVPVTFSAGKAVRITKYVGAASGDAFEDPQQVAKNAASSALSRGFYKSLRSHVQEWDDVMPDHSVDSYADPDNGTLPQDNYIIDSAIIAVANTYYLLQSTVGPNAQSLVKDAPVNVDSISVGGLVSDSYAGLIFWDADLFMQPGLVVSHPQSAERITNYRVNKYGQAKANAQTSYTSSQNKTVFSKDAAAFPWTSGRFGNCTATGPCWDYQYHLNGDIGISFVNQLVATGDTRYFNESLFPVYDSIATLFSNLLAPNGSSWTVKNMTDPDEYANHVDAGGYTMPLIAETLQTANTFREQFGLEKNATWDSMATNVLFLRENGVTLEFTTMNGSAVVKQADVILNTFPLSYTTNYTTQESLNDLDYYANKQSPDGPAMTWAFFSIIANDISPSGCSAYTYSQYSYKPYARAPFYQLSEQLIDNATTNGGTHPAYPFLTGHGGANQVNVFGYLGLRLLPDDALHINPNLPPQLSHLRYRTFYWRGWPFAASSNATHTTVRRARHVRPLPSADPRFANATITIDAGADGNATAYRLPVDGAAVVPNRNIGRVNTTPGNLLQCRSADSPGAHRPGQFPIGAVDGATSTKWQPQYAANLSAVTVMLAPGDVGAMVSGLHFNWAQAPPVNATVVFHNATIASFADVDVSAQSKGADYTVVTHLAGVPLSNPYSVQATNLDAIAIPVGNTTNVTLGEAVPAARYATLLIVGNQGLGQRDVDAKNGTGATVAEWAIISDERRRMDGEAAPAKVRRSLTWREKGMLMGRP; from the exons ATGCGCGCGACT CTCATCCAagcggccgtcgtcgccgcgaCCCTCGGTCTCTGCGGCGCCGTCCAGGCCTCCAATGGCAAAGACCGCGTCGCCAAATGCCTCGCGCGGTACAGCGGCCAGGACCGAGGCCGTAACCGCACAACCGTGTACAAGACGGACTTTCCCGGCGTCACCTGGGATGACGACAACTGGCTCCTCAGCACCACGACGCTCGAGCAAGGCCGTTATCAGTCAAGAGGCTCTGTTGCCAATGGCTACTTTGGCATCAGCGTGGCCAGCGTCGGCCCCTTCTTTGAGctcgacgccgaggacgagggcggcgacgtcATCAACGGCTGGCCGCTCTTCTCCCGGCGTCAGTCctttgccaccattgccGGTTTCTGGAACGCCCAGCCCGAGACCAACGGCACCAactttggctggctgctgcagTACGGCTACGAGAGCGTCATCAGCGGCGTGCCTCACTGGAGCGGCCTGGTGCTCGACCTCGGCAACGGCGTCTACCTGGACTCCACGGTCGATAACAAGACCATTACCAACTTTCGCTCCACGTACGACTTCAAGGCCGGAGTCCTCAGCTGGTCGTATACGTGGTCCCCGTCTGCCGGAAGCAATGGCTCCTACGATATCCGGTACTTGATGTTCACAAACAAGCTTCACATCAACCAGGCGGTCGTCGATCTGGAGATTATCCCGTCGGTGgatgccaatgccaccgTTGTCAACGTCCTTGATGGCTATTCCGCGGTTCGAACCGACTTTGTCCAGTCTGGCGAGGATACCGGCGCCATCTACTCGGCCGTTCGGCCCACCGGCATCGCCAATGTGACTGCGTATATTTACGCCAACATGACGGGCTccgacgacgtcggcatTGGCCGCAAGACTCTGGTCAGCAACAAGCCCTACATCCGCAAGAACGAGTCTTCTATTGCCCAGGCCGTCCCCGTCACATTCTCCGCCGGCAAGGCGGTGAGGATTACAAAATACGTCGGCGCGGCGTCCGGAGATGCCTTTGAAGATCCTCAGCAGGTGGCCAAGAATGCcgcgtcgtcggccttgtccCGGGGCTTTTACAAGTCTCTTCGTTCTCACGTCCAGGAGTGGGACGACGTCATGCCCGACCACTCGGTCGACAGCTATGCTGACCCCGACAACGGAACTCTGCCCCAAGACAACTACATTATCGACTcggccatcatcgccgtggccaacacGTACTACCTGCTGCAGAGTACAGTCGGGCCAAACGCCCAAAGCCTGGTCAAGGACGCCCCCGTCAACGTGGACAGCATCTCGGTCGGAGGCTTGGTGTCAGACTCGTACGCCGGTCTCATCTTTTGGGATGCCGACCTGTTTATGCAACCGGGGCTCGTCGTGTCGCACCCCCAGTCTGCCGAGCGAATCACCAACTATCGCGTCAATAAGTACGGCCAGGCCAAGGCGAATGCGCAGACAAGCTACACCAGCTCCCAGAACAAGACGGTCTTTTCCAAGGATGCGGCCGCATTCCCCTGGACGAGCGGTCGTTTTGGCAACTGCACCGCCACCGGCCCTTGCTGGGACTACCAGTACCATCTGAACGGAGACATTGGCATATCGTTTGTCAACCAGCTCGTCGCGACGGGCGACACGCGGTACTTTAACGAGAGCCTGTTTCCAGTATACGACTCCATCGCCACGCTCTTTTCAAACCTTTTGGCTCCGAATGGTTCATCCTGGACGGTGAAAAACATGACAGATCCC GACGAGTATGCAAACCACGTCGACGCAGGTGGCTACACGATGCCTCTGATTGCCGAGACGCTGCAAACTGCCAACACGTTCCGGGAACAGTTTGGCCTCGAGAAAAACGCAACATGGGAttccatggccaccaacgTGCTTTTCCTCCGAGAGAATGGCGTCACACTCGAGTTCACCACCATGAACGGGAGTGCCGTGGTGAAGCAGGCGGATGTGATATTGAACACGTTTCCGCTCTCCTACACAACAAACTACACCACCCAGGAGTCGCTCAACGACTTGGACTAT TACGCAAACAAACAGTCGCCAGACGGGCCCGCCATGACGtgggccttcttctccatcattGCCAACGACATCTCGCCCTCTGGCTGCTCGGCCTACACCTACTCGCAGTACTCGTACAAGCCGTATGCCCGCGCGCCCTTTTACCAGCTCTCAGAGCAACTGATTGACAATGCCACCACCAACGGCGGCACCCACCCCGCGTACCCCTTCCTCaccggccacggcggcgccaacCAGGTCAACGTATTCGGCTACCTCGGGCTGCGGCTGCTCCCCGACGACGCGCTTCACATCAACCCCAACCTGCCGCCGCAGCTGTCGCACCTGCGCTACCGGACCTTCTACTGGCGCGGCTGGCCCTTCGCGGCCTCGTCCAACGCGACGCACACGACGGTCCGGCGCGCGCGGCACGTCCGGCCGCTCCCCTCGGCGGACCCGCGCTTCGCCAACGCgaccatcaccatcgacgccggcgccgacggcaacGCCACCGCGTACCGCCTGCCCGTGGACGGCGCGGCCGTCGTGCCCAACCGCAACATCGGCCGCGTCAACACCACCCCCGGCAACCTCCTGCAGTGCCGGTCCGCCGACTCGCCCGGCGCCCACCGGCCCGGCCAGTTCCCCATCggggccgtcgacggcgccacCTCGACCAAGTGGCAGCCGCAGTACGCCGCCAACCTCAGCGCCGTGACGGTCATGCTCGCGCCcggcgacgtcggcgccatggtCTCCGGCCTGCACTTCAACTGGGCACAGGCGCCGCCCGTCAACGCCACCGTCGTCTTTCACAACGCTACGATTGCCAGCTTCGCCGACGTGGATGTGTCCGCGCAGAGTAAGGGCGCTGACTACACCGTCGTGACGCACCTGGCGGGCGTGCCGCTGTCCAACCCCTACAGCGTGCAGGCGACGAACCTTGATGCTATTGCTATTCCGGTGGGCAACACGACCAATGTTACTCTTGGCGAGGCTGTGCCGGCGGCTCGGTACGCGACGCTGCTGATTGTCGGGAACCAGGGGCTCGGGCAGAGAGATGTGGATGCTAAGAATGGCACGGGGGCTACGGTGGCGGAGTGGGCGATTATCAGTGatgagaggaggaggatggatGGGGAGGCGGCGCCGGCCAAGGTGAGGCGGAGCTTGACGTGGCGCGAGAAGGGGATGCTTATGGGTAGACCTTGA
- the HEX1 gene encoding Beta-hexosaminidase 1 — translation MRFYTSALLAALATVELTSAVTVKVNPLPAPQDVTWGDSGPKHVGWLNLRTNSNRKSESNTKLVSEAWNRASKAITSLRWVPQAIEQPIPKFEPFPTAGSNDSSSSAKSKRNTGGSWLNEVNVQVSDWSADLKHGVDESYTLTVSASSSTVEIAAKTVWGALHAFTTFQQLVIFEAGSLIVEQPVTIKDHPNYPYRGVMVDTGRNFISANKIKEQIDGLALSKMNILHWHITDTQSWPIHLEAYPQVTKDAYSGRESYSAKDVQDIISYARARGVRVIPEIDMPGHSASGWQQIDKDIVTCQNSWWSNDNWPLHTAVQPNPGQLDVMNPKTYQVVGNVYSELSKKFSDDFFHVGGDELQIGCFNFSKGIRDWFAADPQRTYFDLNQYWIDHAYPLFMSEENSGKKDRRLIMWEDVVLSPDAHAHNVSKSVIMQSWNNGVANIDKLTKAGYDVIVSSADFMYLDCGNGGYVTNDPRYNAPQSNPDATGATFSFNYGGPGGSWCAPYKTWQRIYDYDFTANLTSDQAKHIIGAAAPLWSEQVDDAVISSKMWPRAAALAELVWSGNKDPKTGLKRTTYLTQRILNFREYLVANGIGAAPLVPKYCLQHPHACDFYYNQTAVQ, via the coding sequence CCCCTCAGGACGTGACCTGGGGTGACTCTGGTCCCAAACATGTCGGCTGGCTGAACCTGCGTACCAATTCGAATCGCAAGTCCGAGTCCAACACCAAACTCGTCTCCGAGGCTTGGAACCGCGCCTCCAAGGCCATCACCTCGCTGCGATGGGTGCCGCAGGCCATTGAGCAGCCCATCCCCAAGTTCGAACCCTTTCCCACCGCTGGCAGCAacgacagcagcagcagcgccaaGTCGAAGCGAAACACGGGCGGTAGCTGGCTCAACGAGGTCAACGTACAGGTGTCCGACTGGTCCGCCGATCTGAAgcacggcgtcgacgagaGCTATACTCTCACCGTGTCTGCTTCGTCTTCGACTGTTGAAATCGCGGCAAAGACAGTCTGGGGTGCCCTTCATGCCTTCACCACCTTCCAGCAACTCGTCATCTTCGAGGCCGGGTCCCTGATTGTTGAGCAGCCCGTCACCATCAAGGATCACCCCAACTACCCGTACCGAGGTGTCATGGTCGACACGGGCCGAAACTTTATTTCCGCCAACAAGATCAAGGAACAGATTGACGGACTTGCCTTGTCCAAGATGAATATCCTCCACTGGCACATCACCGACACCCAGTCGTGGCCCATCCACCTCGAGGCCTACCCCCAGGTGACCAAGGATGCCTACTCTGGCCGCGAGAGCTACTCGGCCAAGGATGTGCAGGACATCATCTCGTATGCTCGCGCTCGCGGCGTGCGCGTCATTCCCGAAATCGACATGCCCGGCCACTCTGCCTCTGGGTGGCAGCAAATCGACAAGGACATTGTGACGTGCCAGAATAGTTGGTGGTCCAACGACAACTGGCCGTTGCACACGGCCGTGCAGCCCAACCCGGGACAGCTCGACGTCATGAACCCCAAGACGTACCAGGTTGTCGGCAACGTCTACTCGGAGCTGTCCAAGAAGTTCTCGGACGACTTCTTCCACGTGGGAGGTGACGAGCTCCAGATTGGCTGCTTCAACTTTAGCAAGGGCATCAGGGATTGGTTCGCCGCCGACCCCCAGCGCACCTACTTTGACCTCAACCAGTACTGGATCGACCACGCATACCCGCTGTTCATGTCGGAGGAGAACAGTGGCAAGAAGGACCGCCGACTCATCATGTGGGAGGATGTCGTCCTCTCTCCCGACGCCCACGCGCACAATGTGTCCAAGAGCGTCATCATGCAGTCCTGGAACAATGgcgttgccaacattgacaagcTCACCAAGGCCGGCTACGACGTGATTGTGTCCAGCGCCGACTTTATGTATCTCGATTGTGGGAATGGCGGGTACGTGACCAACGATCCTCGTTACAACGCACCGCAGTCGAACCCTGATGCTACCGGCGCGACCTTTTCCTTCAACTACGGCGGCCCCGGTGGCTCGTGGTGTGCGCCGTACAAGACGTGGCAGCGCATTTACGACTACGACTTCACGGCGAACCTCACTTCTGACCAAGCCAAGCACATTATCGGTGCCGCCGCGCCACTGTGGTCCGAACaagtcgacgacgccgtcatcagcTCCAAGATGTGGCCGCGGGCCGCTGCACTCGCCGAGTTGGTTTGGTCTGGCAACAAGGACCCCAAGACTGGCCTCAAGCGAACGACGTATTTGACGCAACGCATTCTCAACTTTAGGGAGTACCTTGTTGCCAATGGCATTGGGGCCGCCCCTCTGGTGCCCAAGTACTGCTTGCAGCATCCTCATGCGTGCGACTTTTACTACAATCAGACGGCTGTCCAATGA